The window CCGCGCAGATGCATGATTCCGTGCACCACCATGTGGGCCCAGTGAGCCGCCAGGGCCTTGCCCTGCTCGCCGGCCTCGCGGCGCACCACGGGGGCGCAAATCACGATGTCGCCCAGGATCGCGCTGTTCACGCCAGGCGGACTCTCGAACGGGAAGGATAGAACATTCGTGGGGCCCTCCTTGTGACGGTAGCGTGAATTGAGCTCGGCCATCTCGGGCTCGTTCACGATGCGGATATTGAGCTCCCGGTCATCAGCGGCACCCAGGGCCGCCCGGACCCATCGATCGATCTCCGCGGGGTCCGGCACGTCGCCATCGCCCGACACGTCCTGCACCGTAAGCCTCACTCAGGTTTCGTCCGCCGGGTCGGAAGATGGCTGATGGTGGTCGTAGGCCTCGACGATCTTCTGCACCAGAGGATGGCGCACCACATCCTTGCTGCCAAAATGCACGAAGCTGATCCCCTTGACGTCACGCAGGATGGTCATGACTTCCTTCAGGCCCGATCGCTGTTTGGGCGGCAGGTCCACCTGGGTGGCGTCCCCCGTAATTACGGCCGTGGTGCCGAAACCGATGCGCGTGAGGAACATCTTCATCTGCTCCGGCGTTGTGTTCTGCGCCTCGTCGAGAATGATGAAGGCATCGTTCAGGGTGCGCCCGCGCATGTAGGCCAAAGGAGCCAGTTCGATCACGTTCCGTTCCAGCAAGCGGCCCACTTTCTCGAAGCCGAGCATCTCGTGCAGGGCGTCATACAGGGGCCGAAGATAGGGATCGACCTTCTGTTCCAGGTCGCCGGGCAGGAAGCCCAGTCGTTCGCCGGCCTCCACCGCCGGCCGCACCAGGACGATGCGTTGTACCTGACCCTGTTGCAGGGCCTCCACGGCACAGGCCACAGCCAGCCAGGTCTTGCCGGTCCCGGCGGGACCGATACCAAAACTGATATCGTGGGTCTGGATGTTGCGAACGTACTCGCGCTGGCGCGGACTGCGTGCCCGCACCTTGCGCTTGGGCGTGGTCACGACCACGTCCTCGCCATCGGATTCGGGTGGATTGAACATCAGTTGCTGCAGGGCGACGTGAACCCGGGCAGGCGTCAGCGCCTCACCCTCACCGGTAGTGCTGTACAGATCGCGCAGGAATTTTTCCGTGGACTCAGCGATATCTGGCTGGCCACTGATGCGGAAATCGTTTCCGCGATTGCTAATGACCACTCCCAGGGATTCCTCAATTTGCCGGATGTGCTCGTCGTGGTGGCCACACAGGCTGGCCAGTCGGCGGTTGTCGGCGGGGGTGAGGCTGAATCGGATCTCGGTTCGGTTGGCGCTCAAACGGGTCCCAGGTTCGTAGCTGGTATAAAACAAGTGTAGTCAATAAGTGGGGGGGCCGGT is drawn from Acidiferrobacteraceae bacterium and contains these coding sequences:
- a CDS encoding PhoH family protein → MSANRTEIRFSLTPADNRRLASLCGHHDEHIRQIEESLGVVISNRGNDFRISGQPDIAESTEKFLRDLYSTTGEGEALTPARVHVALQQLMFNPPESDGEDVVVTTPKRKVRARSPRQREYVRNIQTHDISFGIGPAGTGKTWLAVACAVEALQQGQVQRIVLVRPAVEAGERLGFLPGDLEQKVDPYLRPLYDALHEMLGFEKVGRLLERNVIELAPLAYMRGRTLNDAFIILDEAQNTTPEQMKMFLTRIGFGTTAVITGDATQVDLPPKQRSGLKEVMTILRDVKGISFVHFGSKDVVRHPLVQKIVEAYDHHQPSSDPADET
- the ybeY gene encoding rRNA maturation RNase YbeY — translated: MRLTVQDVSGDGDVPDPAEIDRWVRAALGAADDRELNIRIVNEPEMAELNSRYRHKEGPTNVLSFPFESPPGVNSAILGDIVICAPVVRREAGEQGKALAAHWAHMVVHGIMHLRGYAHENEADAERMEAAETEILTGLGFPAPYARG